The following coding sequences lie in one Mustelus asterias unplaced genomic scaffold, sMusAst1.hap1.1 HAP1_SCAFFOLD_152, whole genome shotgun sequence genomic window:
- the LOC144485043 gene encoding histone H1-like, which translates to MTETAAAETAPPAAPAQVKSPRKKKAAPRPAAAGPKLGEQILNVVAGCRDRKGMSLAAIKKALAGSGVDVGKRVSQIRLTIKRKVETGSLVQTKGQGASGSFKLAKKESPGKMGKKVKKPTAKKSLVKKTAAKKVTTKKAAAKKPAAKKPAAKKTPVKKSTVKKTSSKKAATPKKVVKKAALKKKSPVKKVTGGKSVKKVTKSKAKPKVKAAKAKKASGKK; encoded by the coding sequence atgactgaaactgcagccgccgaaacggctcctccagccgctcccgctcaagtGAAGTCTCCCAGGAAGAAGAAGGCGGCTCCCCGACCTGCGGCAGCCGGTCCCAAGTTGGGCGAGCAGATCCTCAATGTTGTGGCGGGATGCCGCGATCGCAAGGGGATGTCCCTGGCCGCGataaagaaagctttggctggcagcggagtggatgtggggaagcgcgTCTCCCAGATCAGGTTAACGATCAAGAGGAAGGTGGAGACAGGGTCTCTGGTGCAGACAAAGGGACAGGGCGCCTCCGGCTCCTTCAAACTCGCTAAGAAGGAAAGCCcggggaaaatgggaaagaaggtgaagaaaccaacagccaagaaatctttagtaaagaaaacagcggccaagaaggtgacaacaaagaaagcagcagccaagaaacccgcagccaagaaacccgcagcaaagaaaactccagtgaagaaatcaacagtgaagaaaacaagcagcaaaaaggcggcaactccaaaaaaggtggtgaagaaagcagccctgaagaaaaagtctcctgtgaagaaggtgacgggcggaaagtctgtcaaaaaagtgactaaatcgaaagccaaacccaaagtgaaagcagcaaaagcgaagaaagcgtcaggaaagaagtga